The Candidatus Bathyarchaeota archaeon genome includes the window CACCGCCCAGCACATCAGCATCCGCCGCATCACACCTGAACAAGTTTCACGGGTTAAAATCAAAGACATCACCCTCCGTCCACTGCGTTTTTCCGAAGAAATGGTTTTCTCCCAACTTCTTCTCGGCAATCAATTTCGCGTCTTAATTAGAGCTATATCCCACACATCCTCTGTGACTGAACGGCGAGTTAAGAAAGTGCAAAGCGAATTGTTGAGCTTAGGCGGAGTTCCAAATTTTTTTGGGCACCAACGATTCGGCACCGTCAGGCCTATCACTCATCTAGTAGGCCGTTCTATCACCAAAGGCGACTGGAAAAATGCTGCTCTCATCTTTCTTGCTCAACCGAGCCCACATGAACACCCAGCGGCAAGGGAAGCACGACAACAACTACGGGATACACGCAACTTTGGAGAAGCACTTCGCCTTTTTCCACGATATCTAAGATATGAACAAATGATGCTCACTCATTTGAATAAGCAGCCAAAAGACTTCGTGGGAGCGTTCCGAAAGTTGCCTCTAAAGCTACGCAGAATCTTCGTCCAAGCGTACCAGTCTTTCCTTTTTAACAGATTTCTCAGTCAAAGAATCCTGCGTAGCATCCCCATTAATGAGGCTCAAGTCGGAGATTATCTAGTAAGCCTAGACAACCAAGGGATTCCAACAGACGAGTTCACACTAGTGACTGGGCAATCTCTCTCCCATGTTAAGAAGGCGTTAAACGAATGCAAGATGCGTGTGGCTATTCCGCTTTTAGGCTTCAAACAAAACCCTTCTGAGGGAATACAGGGCGAAATTGAGCAGGAAATTATTGAAACCGAAAACGTCGTGTCTAGGAATTTCTATGTACCTCTTATGCCTGAAATAAGCGCACCTGGCAGATTGCGAGCTATTCTAGCACCTATAATTGATCTTTCTATAGAAGGGCCAACTAAAGATTCGGCGAATCCTCCCAAGCAAGAGATAGAGCTAAACTTCACGCTGCACAGAGGTTCTTACGCAACT containing:
- the truD gene encoding tRNA pseudouridine(13) synthase TruD, with the protein product MVPSTFSEEKSLNVPRLEKQLGIEVYASPSLGIGGKIRQFSEDFVVEEVLIDGSKAEISPIETQQLVGKGRYLICVLVKRDWDTFLAVRKVARRLGISPKRIQIAGIKDAHALTAQHISIRRITPEQVSRVKIKDITLRPLRFSEEMVFSQLLLGNQFRVLIRAISHTSSVTERRVKKVQSELLSLGGVPNFFGHQRFGTVRPITHLVGRSITKGDWKNAALIFLAQPSPHEHPAAREARQQLRDTRNFGEALRLFPRYLRYEQMMLTHLNKQPKDFVGAFRKLPLKLRRIFVQAYQSFLFNRFLSQRILRSIPINEAQVGDYLVSLDNQGIPTDEFTLVTGQSLSHVKKALNECKMRVAIPLLGFKQNPSEGIQGEIEQEIIETENVVSRNFYVPLMPEISAPGRLRAILAPIIDLSIEGPTKDSANPPKQEIELNFTLHRGSYATVLLREFMKPRDLIKAGF